CGGAATTTCGAGTGACGACAAAAATAAGAAAAATGCAATGATAGGAATCTATTTATTATATTGTTAAACCAACATGAAATGAAAGGTGAAGATTCACCAATTTAAGGTTAGAAAAATTGGACAATAGAGATTCATCAAGATCAACTTAACAACAAAAACTAAGACGTTCAGATGGACGCACGCGCACAAAACCATAGACCAATTTCAACTGACAATAGTGCTTGGTATAGAACTGTAAGATAAAACTAGGAAAGAACTTATGTACATCTGAATCAGAATCCCATAGGCGTGCTCCTCTCAAAATAAGAGCCTGTACGCTTAAATCGCTTAGGAATCGAATAGGGAAAGTCACCAATGCATCTCAATTAAGGCATACTCATGAAAAATCAGAGCCCGCGCACTTGAATCAGCTTAGGAGTCGAATTACGAAATGTCATGCATCCCCATTTGTACTACACGTCAACTTCAGAGTTCAGGCTACTACTCTTAGAAATTTGAGCAAAGTGCAAATGAATAGTAATGTCAAACTGATCAAGTTCTGGAAAAAATAAAAACCCGCGCATCTCAAAACTACATGTCAAACGCAAGAAAAGTGCAACAAAAACTGTCAGTAGATCTCGACTGAACAATATAGAAATACTTTCTGCAGATTCAATAGCGATATTAGTACGCACAGCGTTAAGAAAGAAAGGTTCACAGCATTTACTTCTAATGGCCAACATGATAACATCTTTGATTGCTTCTATAAAAAATAGAATATCTACACCACATATTTTGATGTATTTCAGAGTAATAGGAAACGCTACGCAGGTTATTTTGATGAATGTACTATAACGGTGTTTATGCACTAGAAGAAAGTATCTACTTAAAGCATTTATTTTGGTAAAATCAGATTGCAAGGTGTAGATTACTATGAAATTGTGTAAAATAGGGCCAGCAATTTTAGTGTAACATGCCATGGATCTAAGTACATGCATCGGGTGCATAGTTCTATAACCATGCATGCACGTATGGATTGGCGGTCAAAAGTTTATAGCAACTAAAAAAGACAGAGAGAAGTGGTAGATTGGAAAGGATCATAAGTCTAAACATGCATAGGACCACATACAGAGCATGCATGCCATCAGGTAAGAATGATCGATGGTAATGCATTGTGTGTAAGCGAAAACATATCGTATATAAACTGCAAAATGGTGTCATTGTTGTCAAAGTAAATATGGGTAGCAACAAATCACGTGAGTATCTAGTATGTAGTTTCAGCCGTGCTGAAAAATATAAGCCTATGCAATACAGCATGTGTAAAACAGGAGAAAAAACTACCACGAGAGAAAATATTGTAGCAATTTTGAATAAATATGCCCAGATAATTACATGCCTTAGATGGGTAGATGACAGAAACAACTAGAGCAATATGAGGATGCATGGAAGCATCAGAAGGCATGATATTTGCATTAGATAAAGGGCAACTAAAAAACCAGAACACGATGTTTAAGTACTGGTGCCCCACGTTTGAATTTAATTCATGCTGGAGAATACGGAAAAAATATATTCTCAGTAAGATAGGGAACACGAGATAAACAAGAGTAGATGAGGTAAAATTAGAGGTTAGTAAGAAAGTCTATTGTTTTGTATATAGTGGGCCACGAATCTCAATGCTAACGGTCTTCCTGTGTTAAATAAAATACACTCGCTAGTGGCTACCATTATTTTCTATATTAGAAAGACATACAAATATTAATGAATGTGGCATGAATTAAATCGCGGATCATTCATTTACAAATAGGAAGGAGAAGAAAATTCCAATATTAGTGCCATGTAGTTATTCTAGCCGCGCATGCACAGGTCATCCAGCTAGTTACTAGTAAACAGAAAGATGCTATTTAAAAGAAGCACAGAAACAATCAACCATCGTCGAAAACAAACAAAAGGAGAGGACACAAAAAACTAACTTCCATAATTCTTTATTGGCGACAATGGACACGCACCTTCTCCTTCTCTTTCTCAAGGTTCCTTCTATCCGAGTCACTACGCACAGCAAGCTCATCAAGctgcctggatttcaattcaagATCCTGCATCTTGGCCTCCAGTTCCGAACGAAGCTTCTGATTCTCATTAAGGATCATCTGAGAATGCCTACGAGCAAGTTGCTGCATATTGCGGATTTCTGGTGATAATGCAAGTTCAAAATGGATAATTAGATAACTGAAAGGGAAAGGCCCCAATGCTCAAAGGAGATAAATGCACATATGCTGTTCTACCATAACAGAACACATAAACAGCAAAAGATTGCAGACCAACCATCATTGTATCTCTGGAGGACCAGCTCCTTTTCTTCCATCACCTTGTCAAGTGAGGTGGTCGTCTCATTGTACTTGCATTCAAGTTCTTGGGCATGCTTGGTCTTTACCTCAATTGCGCTGGCCAAATTAGCTACCAGCTTGTCGGTTTTGCGTGTTCCTTCATTCTCAAGTTCTGCAACGGTTTTCAGATCACCGTTTTTCTGCAGATGCTCCCCGATCGGTCCCGGGGCTCTTTGATCCTCAGCCCTTGCAACCCATCCAAACATCTCGGGCCCTCGATACTTGTGCTGCTCCCAGTCTCGCTTGCCATATCCTTCTGCCTCAAAGTGGTTCTCAAACTTGAAGGCATTGCAGAAAGAAGCATAGTCTTTTCCAAACTCAACAATGGCGTTCCCGGTGTGGCCTCTATGGTTCCACAAAGGAATGACCTTGTGCGGGCAAAAGGCCGAGAGCTGCTCCTTCAGGCGGTTCCCACTTTCCCCGACCTGGCGCCCTCCTTTCCACTCAGTAGGCACATTGACCAGCACTCCCATCCAGGGCCAGACGAACTGCTCGTCTCTGTTCTGAGCGGGGTGAGGCTCCAGCTCCACATCCTTCTTCAGCcgtgacggcggcggctccgATGTGTCAGGCGATTCATCCTTCAGGCGCTTGGTAAGGACGCGGTCTCCCCCATCGCGATTAGCATCTGGACCTGCTCCAGTCGCGTCACGCTGAGGCAGGCCGTCTCTGCTCCGAGAACCCGTTTCCTCGCGAATCCTGCCAAAATCGGAAAAAGAAAGGCGCTAAATTGCAGGCAGCTGCCGCGTTCCTTGATTTCGCAGGGCCTAGAGCGAGATCTCAAGAGACGGAAAGAGGAGGGGTTGGGCATCACGTACCGTTCCGGTGCATCGCCGGGATCCATGGATGGCCGCCGCTGACAGACGCCGCCACCACCAACCTAGGGTTTTAAGGCCCCGAGAGGATCAGTCCAATGTCGCTCAAAGGAAGGGGCGGGGAGGAGACGGACCACGAACGAGGGGCGAGGGAGGGTCTGGGCTCACCTTGCGGTCCGCGGCGGCGCTGGGTGAGGCGAGCCGCCGCCTTGCTGTGTAGTGTAGGGCGCTGTGGCCGGGCGGGGGGCAGAGCAGAGGAGATGATCACGTGATCGAGGAGGCGAAAGGCCGAAATGTCCAAATGGGGGAGACGGGGAGGGGGCGCTGAGCAAGTGAGCAAGTGAGTAGTAGTATTTTTTTTTTTATGGGATGTCCTAGAAGGGACAGCTATGCATAAATTTTGACTACCTCAATTCATTTTCTAGGTACATGAGTGAAGATTTGGGTAGGCAAAAAGATTCTGCTTTTACAACATATATACATAAAATTCATACCCGCATTTCCAGAACCACATGGAATATATAGATCTGTCGGTGGGAGGCCCGAATCGGGTGAAATCGTCGCGCGTCCGCCGGAGCGGGAGGTGGCAACAGCGGAACTCAGGGAACGGTTATGTTGGGCTATCAGGAGGCGGACCCGATGGCGAGGAGGCCGGCTCTGACCGGCACGGCGCCATAGCTTGAGCGCGAATGTCGGCTACGCGAAAAACGAGAGGAGCTCGAGGACAGGCGGCGGCGATGGACAGACGAAACTAACACGTGTAGGGAGGATTTCAGCAGGACCAAGCGGCAGCGACGGCACATTGCGAGCTCGATGACGGTCGTGGGGGTTGCCACAAATGGCCCTGAGTGGCGGGGCTCGGGGTGGCCGAGCAGTCGGCGGCCAAAATCGATCGGCATGGGGATGGTGTCAACGATGAAAGTTTAATGGATTGTGGTTGGACTTGGCACCATGTTTGTTTTTGTGTCTTCATGCAGATTTAGATGTGTCACTCAAGCCATTTTTAGGAGATTTTCTTTCCTAAATTTCAATTTTTACATATTTGAGTAATTGAGTGTTGTAGGTCCAGAAATTGAAGGGTCCAGCCCTCACCGGAACCAACTATGGAGATATGGAGTCGTCAAGGACGTGTTTGGTAGCCTTGTGAGCCAGGCCTGGCTCGGCGAAGCCCGGCTCAATGAAGTTTGGCTGAGTAGAAACAACCTAAAAACCAACATCTGCAACATGTTTGGTTGCCTGCGTCGACACTTCCTGCATTAGGGGATCGCTTTGCGTACGGTGTTTGGTTACCTGCATTGTCTCAACTCACACATAAGCATGTTGTTTGGTTGCACACAGGGGGCGAGGTGTGCTAACCTTGTACCCTATGTGGTGAGGTTACCTTACACACGTTCACAGCTACCACACCAACGCCACAACACTGCGATGGCGACGAACTATGCGATGATGATCAAGTTCTTCACCCCAAAGTGTCGTGCCGCCTTGCCGATTTCAACCTTGCAATGCTCCTTTCGCACAAGCTTGACGTAAACATCTTCTGCCGCCTGCCTAGTCTTAAACCCTCTATTGTTGTTGTCGCTGTACCCTGAAACTTGTTGGTTGCAAGCTTCCCATGAGTTGTAAACCCCTGGTTCCTTCCCGACGAACACCACATACCACTTGACCTAGCAGTGCACAAAGAGCAACGCTTGAAGCAGCAAGCAAAGGAGCACACAAAGCAATGGAGTAGAAGAGCAATACTAAGCACGCATGATCATATGGCATAACAAGTTCAACCTACCACTACTATGGTGTCATCCTACTACCACCACATCCAAAAGAGGGTGTCATCCTACCACCGCAAGTTCACGATCATCATGAGGGGTTAGTATATACCAGCTCATCAAAATATACAAACCATAAGATTATTTTTAAGCCCTAGCTACACAAAATATACGTCGTCATCGTCATCGTCGTCCCCATCGCCATCACCGTCCAGGATCATGCACGCGATAACCAGCAACAAGCTCTAGTAGTAGTGCTTGCCCAGCCAGCTCCTGAGCTAGAGCACCCGATGGGCGTCTGCTATGGCAAAAAACCCAACACCCTGGGCCTTGTTGTCCAACAGGTAGCTCAGAGCTGCCATGAGAGCCTCATCGCTGAACCCACCTTGCTCCATGACGGCGTTGTATATGTCAGGGTGGACGTCGAGGGACTTGCTCTCCATAATGGCGGTTGCCACCTCCTTCACAACCTCAGTCATGCTGGTGAAGACACTGATCTCCTCCTACATCAGGCCGCCCCTCTTCCTTTCCCTATCAACCACAGGGACATGCTCAAATGGCTTGTCAGGGCCATCAAGGATTGCCTCTACTTCCGGGGTGCCTGGGAACTTCGACATGGGAGAACCGAGAGGCTCACCAGAGCCCATGACATGCTTGTCAATTGCTAGCCCGAAGGAGAAGATGTGTCACATCTGGTTTTAGTTTTAGATGGGTGTGTTGAGGAATTCAACGTCTTTGGGAGGGTCCTAAGAAAGAAGCACAAGTGTTGTTAGTTGCGAGTAGGCAATGGTTGTTAGTGTGAAAAACAAAGGGGGCAGTGAGCTAACCGCGACATGGCCGGTGTAGTGCTATGCAGCCAGAATGATCGAGCAAGTGTTCTGATCCCATGAGGCGACGCTAAGGTCTCCGAGTTTGGACACTTGGATCCATCAAGTTCTCCACTTCCTGAGGTGATTGTACACCTGGGTGGCGGTCACCTCCTGGCTACAGAACTCGAACACTTGCTTTGCAACGTTGTTCAAGTGCACCTCCTTTTAGTCCTTTTCAGTCATAAACCCACTAGAGATGATCTCACACATCTTGTGCGACACAAACGTGGACATGAAGGGTTGCGACTTCATGTTGTTCCCCCTACCATCCTTCTTTGCATTTGCGGCAGCCATCAGTGTACCtgcaccaccaccagcagcagTTGGCTCAGCGAGCACAACTGGCACAAAAAGAGAACTACCAGCTGATACCTCGAACACCTCTGAATCAGCAGGCATCTGCTCATCGAGGGGGGCTGGGAGTCCTCGACATAGGACGCAGCGAACTGGCTGTTGGACAGGACAAGGGCATGACTAAGATCTTTGCGTCTGCGTCATGTCCTATAATCGTAGCACACACTGACAGTAAGCATAGCACACATAGTGTCGGACGATCTATGAAAGGAGGAGCATACATCACAACTAGCCAACTAGCTATGAATCCATTGTGTTCATCACTATCATACTACTCTAGCATGCTACAAATCCACCATAGCTACCACAACATCACAATCTACCATCTGCTCACAGATCAAACCCTACCACATACTTTGCACATCAAACCCTACGACCGCATGCTCTCAGATATAGCTACAACGAACAGAGAGAAGAGGGTGATTGAACTCACAGAGGCCATGGCTGCAACTCGAGGGGGGCGCGAGAACGGCCGGAGAAGTTCAGGACAGGAGTTGCCGCCGCCGTGGACCACCCGCTGGTGAAGGAGCGCcgcttacctgctcatcggagccGATGCGCGTCGGCGGGAAAGCTCGAATGAGATGGGGGTGGGAGGTTTGGCGGGACTTTAGGCGGTCAAAGGAGGGGGGTAATAGGGGCGACCGAATCGGCGAGAGGTGAGCTGAAATCCTCCCTCCAATTTTCCGGGGACGCGCAAGCTCGCGGCATCTCCGTGATCGCACGAGCTCAGCACTGTGTTCTCTTGCCCTCCTTCGGCCGAGCCTAGCTCTTCAGAAACTGCCGATTTAGACGTAGCAGTTGGGCATGACTAGGAGGTGCTTTAAACTTCATACATTACTGGCTTACTACCTGGAGCAGGCCTCGTTTTTATTACGGGCAAACGGGAAAAGGGAACTTTACGAGGCAATGGAAAAACATCTAAACGGCGCGCACACACTACTTCGTCCTGTGTTAACCAGTCAAAATATGCTTTAATAATTAATTCTTTGCCAAGCGATCATGTAGAACGAGGGCAGACCAAAGTGGCTCACCTTTCAGCAAAATTGACGCACTTTTAAGACCTAAGTGTTCAGGGGAACGTACAGCAGAAATTACAACACTCTTCGTTCCTTCTGCTCTATGTTATCAACTTATCATACCACATCTTCACTAACCTGAGTAGTCATCGGGAGATGGCTGAAGCTATTTGAAGATATAACTGCTGGATAACTTCATTCGTTACATCATCTTAGCTCAATGTACATACATTGGAGAAACAAACTTGCAAGGACATGGCTCCCTCAACAAACACAAAATCTTGCAAGGACATGTCCTAACACAACCATATACTAGCCATCACTTGACTCCACAACATCTTATACTACCGCACTACAACAACTACAAACACACGAAACTGAGCATCAGTTGTCACTAAAGCACACCACCTATGTTACAAGGACTGTCTGTTCCTACTTCATAACTCGCAGTTATCCCATAAAAGTAACCCAAGCGAGTACATTTTTGTACAGCTGTATCGCACATGATCAACGGATAGGCTTGATTTTTTTTATGCAGGTCAGTCAGTTTCTGAGGCCTCTTCCACTGGCAGTTCAAAGGCGTCGATCTCCTGGAAGTATGCTCTCTGCTTCTCGACGAAATCATCTGGTAACTTGGGTCTGCCAGAAGATGAGTTCTCCACccccaagtgcctcttcttctgTTCAGAAATTCAAGCAATCAGCAAGGTGAAAACACTGTTGCTAGGGTCCCAACATTCTCAGTTTTGCTCCTAAGGTTGATTCTGTGGAAGGCTGTTTATACACCAGACTTAAGCACCTGCTGTTTCGACTAGCGCATGTACTACTTAAGTCCTTTACATTCAGAATAAAAACAATACCGGCGGATATCCAGATGGACCAAACATACATATTCCTTGAACTGCCTTAAGTTTGTGTGATACTCGACACTATGGTGCCGGTACTTACTCTACAGCATACAGATGAGGTGTCAACATTTACTCAAATAAGCATATTTTCATATACAGTGTTGAATAAATGCCACATGGGAGATACACATGAAAAGGAGCATGAAACAGAAAATCAATATGTGCCTTATTACCATTTACTTGTCACATATTACTGAATGACAAAGTTTGGGCAAAACCATGAGCTACAAACAGCAAGCATAATTAATATTTGTATCATAAAGATCAGTCAAAGAGAGCATGGCGGTCAAGGAAAAATTCTTGGAAACTGGCTCAAAGTTCACTGCTGCTTACCTTTTTAGCTTGATGACAAGGAGCTGAGGATGAAATAGGACGAGGATCCTGAGCTGCTGGGGCTTTCTTAGTTGAGTAACTGAAAGGGAGGTGCAATTGAGTTAACTAAATACGCTCACATTGCAAGCATTAGCTATGCCAATATTCAGACTTTGCATTCGGAACTTGCAGATATCTGGACATCTGGGAACATTTACTTATCCAGTTACCCCTATTACTAATGACATAGTATATGATTTGATAACTTCATTCTCTTGAAAACCAAGAGACACTGTACAAGCTACCAGTATCCAAAGCACTTAACGACAAGAATACAAGCAGTTAACAAATAGATAGCCAGACTGACAAAACCATCAAAATACAATAAGCATACAGGTATTCTGACAGTCTAGACCAGTTAGAACTTGAACTCTAATTGTTCATATTGTGTTTCGAACAGAACTATTGCGGGCTTAACAAGATTATGCAACAAAATGAATGGGCTGCAGGTATACAACAGAAATAGCACTGTGAAAAATCAGATGGACCTTGTCATCAATTATTATGGTTGCCTGGTCGGTGCGTTGTTGCACCTTATTCCATTGCGATGAAAATTTATTCTCACCTACTGATAAAAATCTGCATTAATTAAAACTTTGTTGTACTTGGTCTGGTTTCAAGACAAACTAAATACAGCAATCGAAATGAACTATCTCACGGCAGAAGCTTATCATAAGTAAAATCACACAATGGATAGCACAAAAGCAGGTGTAGAGCTGCAGGGTCTGAACTCTGAACCGAAGTAATGAAATGCAAGCCCGTTCTGAACGAAAGGGGACTAAATTGCCCGAGGCACATATCAACTTGCTCACCTGCTGGCCCTTGTAGCTTTTCCAAGAGGGGGGCAACTTGCTGCTGCTCCAGTAGGAAAAGGCGCCTTGACACTGGTGGGATTTCTCCTCCCCCGAGTCGCTCGACTCGTGTAAATCGTCGAGATGGGCGATTTCACCAAACCCGGCTCCTCAACAGCTGCAAAGATCCAGAGTCAGAAACTCAAATTGGTGCCACGCAAGGAGAAGCAAATAATCCACAGCAACTCAACAATCGAACGGAGAAGGCGTTGCGGTGTGATAATGGTGAAGGAAATCGGCGCGCCTAGCTAAGATGCTGCTGCTAGTTAACTAAGGATTGAGCCGAGATGGGGGAAGTGAACTCACCGGCGGCGGAAGAGGCCTTGGAGACGGGCGTGGCCGACGCGGAGGAGGTGCACGCGGAGGCGTCGGAGCGCGGCGGCCGGAGGGGCCGCTTGGCGCTAGGGTTTCTCGGGGCTGGGGTGCTCGGGAGGAGGTTGGTCAGATCCCCTAGGGGCAGCGCCGCCTTCCGCCTCCGCTTGCTGGCGGCTGCCGCCGGTGGCGTGGTCGTGTTGGTGGTAGAGGATTCCATCGCATTCGCGCGGGATTGGGTTGGATTTGGGGGTGGGGTTTGTAGCTGAGCGGGCGGAGCAGCAgagcgggaagaagaagagaCGAGAGCCTTGCTACCGAAGATTGGAGAACAAAACCGGTGAACCCACGAATATtcaagagaagaaaaaaaaaagaatcaTGTACAGTCTTTCTAAATATCTACTTCTTCCAATTCAAAATAGCTATCAGTAGTTTTAAACAGTGGTTTATTATGAATAAATAGGAGGTAGTACTACCGTGAACTGACCATGAGCATGAATCGGTGTCTCACTTTGCTGATCAAACTTAAAAAACCCTAAATACCTTGCGGGACATTCCATTTATGAGGCCGTGGCGCGGGCCATTGGCCCCGGCTGCTCGATAGACTACATCGAGCCTGCGTTGAAGCTCAATACGAACTGCGAGGTGCTGGGTACGGGCGTGAATGGCGTCACCGACCAACGTAGCGCGCGTCAACTGGATGACTCTGCCGGCTCGCGCTGGCGACCAGCCGGCCTTTGGGCCGCACGGGCTGGAGCTCCGGGGATCATTCACCTGGCAATTCAAGAGGATCCAACGTAAGGGCCTCGGATTGTGTCCAAGGGGTACAATGGGTGAAGGACATCGCCGACGGCGAGCGGCTCGCGCGCAACCTCAGGGAGCGCATCTCCCACCCCGTCGACAACCACACGCACGACCGCGACGACTATCAAGACAAAAGGCACAATGATGGAGACCGGTGAGTCTTTGCCTCCTGTCGAGGCCGCGCCTGTTGTGCTACTCGGCTCCGGCTCCTCGAGCTTGATCGAGGACCGCGCCCTGGAGATGTTGCCCCTGTAGGCTCCTCCACTAGCTGTTGGGCGTGGCCGAAACCCGACCTGACACCCCTCGCCGCGCGTTGCTCGCCGCTGTTCTCAGGAGTTGTTGACACCACCAACCTCGGCTCCTCTGTCGGCAACAACAGTCATCCCCCCATCGCCACGGTCCAAGAAGAATGAAGCCCGACCGGCCAAGCTGGTGCACGCAAAGCCAAGCCAGGTGTTGCTCGAGCTCTGCCCCCCTGATGTTGTCACTGCCTCTGGCATCGCCTACCAGGCCTCCCCCACTCTGCCCATGGTGTCCAACGGGCCGCTGCGTCACGGCCCATCTCCGGTGGAGAAGAGGACAGCCGCTGCTGCTGCCTGTGCGGTTGGACTCCAATACCTCACGCCACTGTTCGAAGACCGTGAGGAGGTCATTCTTCCTTCACCGGTGACGACCCCTCCTCGGGCCGCTGCTACTCTGAAATGCCCAATATGCGGTCCTATCCTCGAGGAAGTTGGAAGTCCCGGAAAGGATAGAAGTTGTAGGAACGAAATATGTCTACCagaggggggtgaatgggagtttTAAATTTTCTTCGGAAAATCAAAACTCTCGTAACCCAGCAGTGGAGCGACTATAAACAGAGTACAGTGAGCGAATACAAACTGTCGAATGGAAACTAAACATGCATCGAGACAAATCACATGATTGAAACAGTGTGAATATAAAGAGGAGTAGTAGAGGTAACCAGAGATGCTCAATGGCGACAAGgtattgatgtctactatgcaactttatccttgtagacgttgttgggcctccaagtgcatagttttgtaggacagtaccaaatttccctcaagtggataacctaaggtttatcaatccatgggaggcgtaggatgaaaatggtctctctcaaacaaccctgcaaccaaataacaaaagagtttcttgtgtccccaacacacccaatacaatggtaaattgtacaggtgcactagttcggtgaagagatggtgatgcaagtgtaatatggatggtagatataggtttttgtaatctggaaatataaaaacagcaaggtagctagtcaggaaagtgagcaaaaacggtattgccatgcttgaaaacaaggcctagggttcatactttcactattgcaaagtctctcaacaatgataacataattggatcatataacaatccctcaacgtgcaacaaagaatccctccaaagtttctatcggagaacgtaggacgaaaacgtgcatcaacccctatgcatagattaccccaatgtcacctcgggaatccatgagttgagtgccaaaacatacatcaagtgaatgaaTAGAACATCcaattgtcaccacagatatcccatcgcaagacatacatcaagtgttctcaaatccaatactcaatccaacataacgaaacctcaaagagcaagactcaattcatcacaagaaggtagagggggagaaacaccatatgatccaactatagtaacaaagctcacggtacatcaagatcgtgccaaatcaagaacacgagagagagagagagcgagagagatcagacacatagctactagtacataccctcagccctaagggtaaactactccctcctcatcatggagaccgtcgggatgatgaagatggcctccggtgatggtttccccctccagcagggtgccgaaacgggcTCTCGATTGGTTTCGTGGCTACGGAGGCTTATGGCGGCGGAACTTTCGATCTAGGGTTCTTTCTTTGGCCATTTGAACTGGATTGTTGTTTTAACttcctgctctatgttgatttcagtttcagttgtacaaatagttatgttctcatgtgatgcacattacaagtgttgccaatgcactatagtttc
This genomic window from Aegilops tauschii subsp. strangulata cultivar AL8/78 chromosome 4, Aet v6.0, whole genome shotgun sequence contains:
- the LOC109762984 gene encoding factor of DNA methylation 1, with protein sequence MDPGDAPERIREETGSRSRDGLPQRDATGAGPDANRDGGDRVLTKRLKDESPDTSEPPPSRLKKDVELEPHPAQNRDEQFVWPWMGVLVNVPTEWKGGRQVGESGNRLKEQLSAFCPHKVIPLWNHRGHTGNAIVEFGKDYASFCNAFKFENHFEAEGYGKRDWEQHKYRGPEMFGWVARAEDQRAPGPIGEHLQKNGDLKTVAELENEGTRKTDKLVANLASAIEVKTKHAQELECKYNETTTSLDKVMEEKELVLQRYNDEIRNMQQLARRHSQMILNENQKLRSELEAKMQDLELKSRQLDELAVRSDSDRRNLEKEKEKNEIKAKYLKMATSEQQRADENVLKLVAKHKREKKAALDEIIKLEQKLDAKQKLELEIKQLQGKLEVMKHMPGEEDSESKRKIDELSAELQDKYDEMDAVEALHHTLLMKERISNDELQDARKKLIDGLRDVTTARATIGVKRMGDLDLKSFAKACKGKMSEEDAEVTASILCSKWEEEIKNPEWHPFKVIMVEGREKEILREDDEKLQELKEEHGEEVYGLVTKALLEVNEYNPSGRYSVPELWNYKENRKATLKEVVQYVLRQWRTQKRKR
- the LOC109762994 gene encoding uncharacterized protein → MESSTTNTTTPPAAAASKRRRKAALPLGDLTNLLPSTPAPRNPSAKRPLRPPRSDASACTSSASATPVSKASSAAAVEEPGLVKSPISTIYTSRATRGRRNPTSVKAPFPTGAAASCPPLGKATRASSYSTKKAPAAQDPRPISSSAPCHQAKKKKRHLGVENSSSGRPKLPDDFVEKQRAYFQEIDAFELPVEEASETD